One segment of Pseudomonas asgharzadehiana DNA contains the following:
- a CDS encoding substrate-binding periplasmic protein encodes MLRLSRAVALIGVLLLAAPAFAERLRLRLVADAWPPFTDATLINGGLATDIVSTALARAGYASEFEQVPWARALMGVGDGRYDVLINAWYDDARTHLGEFSGEYLVNRVRFIKRRDDPIEYQNLEQLHDYPVAVVRGYAYSAAFDGDTQLQKVPVHNFAMAVRMLAAQRVRLTVEDEYVARYYLSRESPKVRNAVEFLPKPLSENSLHILVSLKHPEHAQIVAGFDREIARMKADGSYARLMSAHGM; translated from the coding sequence ATGCTGCGACTCTCTCGTGCCGTTGCGTTGATTGGAGTGTTGTTGCTGGCGGCGCCTGCGTTTGCAGAGCGTCTGCGCCTGCGTTTGGTTGCAGATGCCTGGCCCCCCTTTACCGATGCCACGTTGATCAACGGCGGGCTGGCGACCGATATCGTCAGCACCGCCCTGGCCCGTGCGGGTTATGCCAGTGAGTTTGAACAGGTGCCGTGGGCTCGGGCGCTGATGGGCGTGGGCGACGGGCGCTATGACGTGCTGATCAACGCCTGGTACGACGATGCCCGCACGCACCTGGGAGAGTTCTCCGGCGAGTACCTGGTCAACCGCGTGCGGTTTATCAAGCGTCGCGACGACCCCATCGAGTATCAGAACCTTGAACAATTGCACGACTACCCCGTCGCCGTGGTGCGGGGGTATGCGTATTCAGCAGCGTTCGATGGGGATACGCAGTTACAGAAAGTCCCGGTGCATAACTTCGCCATGGCCGTGCGCATGCTGGCGGCGCAGCGGGTGCGGCTGACGGTGGAGGATGAATATGTCGCGCGCTATTACTTGTCCCGCGAATCGCCCAAAGTGCGCAATGCGGTGGAGTTCCTGCCCAAGCCGCTGAGTGAAAACAGTCTGCATATCCTGGTAAGCCTCAAGCACCCCGAGCACGCGCAGATCGTGGCCGGGTTTGATCGGGAGATTGCCAGGATGAAGGCCGATGGCAGCTATGCACGGTTGATGAGTGCACATGGGATGTAG